GGTAAAACATTGAAAATAACACTATATTTATATTGCATTACAGACATTGATGATATAAAATAAAATTTAAATGGGATACGGAGGTAAAAATGGAATTTGTTCATAAATCAATCATGCTAGAGGAAGTCATTGAGTCTCTGGCAATTAAGCCAAATGGAATTTATGTAGATGGAACTTTAGGTGGTGCAGGACATTCTTCTGAAATTGCAAAAAGGCTGGGGCCGGAAGGCAGACTGATTGGGATTGACCAGGATGGAGAGGCGATTGCGGCGGCAACAAAGCGGCTGGAACCGTATAAGGATCGAGTAACGATTGTCAGAAGCAATTATGCACAGATGTGTCAGGTGCTTAAAGAACTGGGTATTTCCAAAGTAGATGGGATTCTTCTTGATCTTGGAGTTTCTTCTTATCAGCTTGATAATGCAGAGCGTGGTTTTACATATCGTGAAGATGTTCCACTGGATATGCGTATGGATCAGCGTCAGACGAAGACGGCAAGGGACATTGTGAATGAGTACAGTGAGATGGAACTGTATCATATGATTCGTAATTACGGAGAAGATAAGTTTGCCAAGAATATTGCCAAGCATATTGTTGCAGCAAGACAGGAGGCACCGGTGGAGACCACAGGACAGCTTATCGAGATTATAAAGGCGGCTATACCGAAAAAGGTACGTGCTACAGGTGGACATCCGGCAAAGAAGACTTTTCAGGCAATTCGTATTGAACTGAATCATGAGCTGGATGTGTTGAAGAATAATTTAGAAGATATGATCGACATTTTAGACGATGAAGGAAGAATTGCGATCATTACGTTCCATTCTTTAGAAGACCGCATTGTAAAGAATATTTTTAGAACCTGTGAACGTCCTTGTATCTGTCCTCCGGAATTTCCGGTATGTGTATGCGGAAGAGAATCAAAAGGTAAGGTAATCACAAGAAAGCCGATTGTGCCTGGAAGGGAAGAATTGGAGGAGAACAGCCGCTCGAAAAGCGCAAAGCTTCGTGTTTTTGAGCGGAGAATTACAAAGGAATAGAATATGCATCATAATCACAGGAGAAGAAATCTCCTTTTTTATGAGTGAAGAATGAAGGTTGGAGGTTAGAATATGGCGTTTCGTGATACATCAGAACGTTACGAGTATATTTACGGAAGTAACGTTAAAAAGTTAGATAGAGAAACTGCAGGCAGTACAAAGTCCGGCAGTCCAAAGCGTGCAGGGAATACTGCTCGTAAATCAGAATATGCAGTGGAACGAAGTAAGGCAGCAAGTGCTTATTCAGAAACGGCAATTCAGAAGAATACGGCCCGATTTCTGGCATTTGACTGGAAGTATACGCTGATTGCTGTAATCGCAGTAGTTTTATGTGCTTCCGCGGCAATGTTTTATCTGCATGGAACCGTACAGTTGAATGTAATGGAAAAGCAGATTTCAGATTTAAAGACAGAGAAGGCAACATTACTCAGCAAGCAGAATGCAATAAAAGCAGAGATTGATAAGTCCATTAATTTAGATGAAATTAAAGAATATGTAGAAAAGAATTTACATATGATCTACCCGGAAGATTCAAACATACTCCTCTATAAAGGAGAGTCTGATGATTATTTCAGACAATATGAGAGTGTAAATTCAGGAAAGTAAAAAGCAGGTGGTAAAGTGGCGAAGAAAGTAAAGAAGATGAAACGCCTGACTGACCAGATGAGAGGTAAGCTGATATTGGTATTTATAGGTATCATCTGCCTCTTTTTCATTTTGGCAGTAAGGCTTACATATTGGACAGTAAACAAAGGCAGTGAATTTGAGACAA
This Anaerobutyricum hallii DNA region includes the following protein-coding sequences:
- the rsmH gene encoding 16S rRNA (cytosine(1402)-N(4))-methyltransferase RsmH — its product is MEFVHKSIMLEEVIESLAIKPNGIYVDGTLGGAGHSSEIAKRLGPEGRLIGIDQDGEAIAAATKRLEPYKDRVTIVRSNYAQMCQVLKELGISKVDGILLDLGVSSYQLDNAERGFTYREDVPLDMRMDQRQTKTARDIVNEYSEMELYHMIRNYGEDKFAKNIAKHIVAARQEAPVETTGQLIEIIKAAIPKKVRATGGHPAKKTFQAIRIELNHELDVLKNNLEDMIDILDDEGRIAIITFHSLEDRIVKNIFRTCERPCICPPEFPVCVCGRESKGKVITRKPIVPGREELEENSRSKSAKLRVFERRITKE